The following are encoded in a window of Mycobacterium decipiens genomic DNA:
- a CDS encoding globin, giving the protein MPKSFYDAVGGANTFDAIVSRFYAQVAEDEILRQVYPEEDLVAAEERLRMFLEQYWGGPRTYSERRGHPRLRMRHAPFRITPLERDAWLRCMHTAVASIDSKTLDDEHRRELLDYLEMAAHSLVNSSF; this is encoded by the coding sequence ATGCCAAAGTCTTTCTATGACGCTGTCGGCGGTGCCAACACCTTCGACGCGATCGTGTCGCGTTTCTATGCGCAGGTCGCCGAGGACGAGATACTGCGCCAGGTGTATCCCGAAGAGGATCTGGTGGCCGCCGAGGAACGATTGCGGATGTTTCTCGAGCAGTATTGGGGTGGCCCGCGAACCTACTCGGAGCGACGTGGCCACCCCCGGCTGCGCATGCGGCACGCCCCCTTCCGGATCACTCCCCTCGAGCGTGACGCCTGGTTGCGGTGCATGCACACCGCCGTCGCCTCCATCGACTCGAAGACACTCGACGACGAGCACCGTCGGGAGTTGCTCGACTATCTGGAGATGGCCGCCCACTCACTCGTCAACTCCTCGTTTTGA
- a CDS encoding DUF5130 domain-containing protein, translated as MAHGDVATIEHAELPEGWVLTTSGRISGVTEPGELSVHYPFSINDLVAVDDALTYGSRASKARFAVYLGELGSDTAARAREILAKVPTPDNAVLIAVSPNQCAIEVVYGSQVRGRGAESAAPLGVAAASAAFEQGELIDGLVSAIRVLSAGIAPA; from the coding sequence GTGGCACATGGTGATGTTGCGACGATCGAGCACGCCGAGCTGCCCGAGGGCTGGGTGCTGACCACCAGTGGACGGATCTCCGGGGTCACCGAGCCCGGGGAACTGTCCGTGCATTACCCATTCTCGATCAACGACCTCGTCGCCGTCGACGACGCGCTGACCTACGGGTCGCGGGCGTCCAAGGCGAGGTTCGCCGTCTACCTGGGCGAACTGGGTAGTGACACCGCCGCACGGGCCCGAGAGATTCTGGCCAAGGTGCCGACCCCGGACAACGCCGTGCTGATCGCGGTCTCGCCCAACCAGTGCGCCATCGAGGTGGTCTACGGTTCGCAAGTCCGGGGCCGTGGTGCCGAGTCGGCGGCTCCGCTCGGGGTCGCGGCCGCGTCCGCAGCGTTCGAGCAGGGCGAACTGATTGACGGGCTGGTCAGCGCGATCCGCGTGCTCAGCGCCGGTATCGCGCCGGCCTAG
- a CDS encoding HNH endonuclease yields MAHGKKRRGHRSSGAAAGVTGPAACLHSVDTHPPNRHESASIWNRRRVLLLNSTYEPLTALPMRRAIIMVICGKADVVHDDPAGPVIHSATRSIVVPSVIQLRSYVRVPYRARVPMTRAALMHRDRFCCAYCGAKADTVDHVVPRSRGGSHSWENCVACCSPCNHRKGDKLLTELGWALRRAPLPPTGQHWRLLSTVKDLDPSWARYLGEGAA; encoded by the coding sequence ATGGCGCACGGCAAGAAGCGCCGCGGCCACCGCAGTTCGGGTGCCGCGGCAGGCGTAACCGGGCCCGCCGCATGCCTGCACAGCGTCGACACCCATCCGCCCAACCGCCACGAGAGCGCATCGATCTGGAATCGCCGGCGGGTGCTGTTGCTGAACTCGACTTACGAACCGCTTACCGCGTTGCCGATGCGCCGCGCCATCATCATGGTCATCTGCGGTAAGGCTGACGTGGTGCACGACGACCCAGCCGGGCCGGTCATCCACTCGGCGACCCGCTCGATCGTGGTGCCATCGGTGATCCAACTGCGGTCCTACGTCCGGGTTCCCTACCGGGCCCGGGTCCCCATGACCCGCGCCGCGCTGATGCACCGTGACCGCTTCTGCTGCGCCTACTGCGGCGCCAAGGCCGACACCGTCGACCACGTGGTACCGCGCAGCCGCGGTGGTAGCCACTCGTGGGAGAACTGCGTTGCGTGCTGCTCGCCGTGTAATCACCGTAAGGGGGACAAGCTGCTCACCGAACTTGGCTGGGCGTTGCGCCGTGCGCCGCTGCCGCCGACCGGCCAGCATTGGCGGTTGCTGTCCACGGTCAAAGACTTGGACCCGTCCTGGGCGCGATACCTCGGTGAGGGTGCGGCCTGA